One genomic window of Mogibacterium diversum includes the following:
- a CDS encoding glutathione peroxidase yields MGFYDYSVPAIDGSEVSMKDYEGKVVLVVNTATGCGFTPQYEPIEEMYEKYHDKGFEVLDIPCNQFAGQAPGTDEEIHDFCTLQYNTKFPQMKKSDVNGENQLALYKFLKEEKGFEGFGKGLKATGLSLVVKKMDKDYKNNPDIKWNFTKFVVDRNGDVVERFEPTAKMEEVEKCVASLI; encoded by the coding sequence ATGGGATTTTATGATTACTCAGTTCCAGCTATAGACGGAAGCGAAGTATCGATGAAAGATTACGAGGGGAAGGTTGTCCTCGTTGTCAATACAGCAACAGGCTGTGGCTTCACACCTCAGTATGAACCGATTGAAGAGATGTATGAGAAGTATCATGATAAGGGATTTGAAGTGCTAGATATTCCTTGCAACCAGTTTGCGGGACAGGCTCCTGGGACTGATGAAGAGATACATGATTTCTGTACTCTGCAGTACAACACGAAGTTCCCTCAGATGAAGAAGTCTGATGTGAACGGCGAGAACCAGCTAGCACTATATAAATTTCTCAAGGAAGAGAAGGGCTTTGAAGGCTTTGGCAAAGGCCTCAAGGCGACAGGACTTTCGCTAGTGGTTAAGAAGATGGACAAGGATTATAAGAATAATCCTGATATCAAGTGGAACTTCACCAAATTCGTGGTCGACAGAAACGGCGATGTAGTTGAGCGATTTGAGCCCACTGCGAAGATGGAGGAAGTGGAGAAGTGCGTGGCTTCTCTCATTTAA
- a CDS encoding MATE family efflux transporter, with amino-acid sequence MSTAADIKENKLGTAPIPSLIIKLSVPLMVSMFVLALYNIVDSIFVAQINENALTAISLCFPIQSMMIAFGVGTAVGMSALMSRYLGAKEFDKVNATAQNGIFLSFVTYAIFVIIGLFARPFIEMQTNDPEIIEYGVTYLRIVCWLSVMVFLQVTIERLLQSTGRTIYIFITQSTGAIINIIMDPILIFGWFGAPKMGIAGAAYATVFGQTVGALLGLYFNIKKNREVKLTFKGFRPSWNTIREIYEIGVPSIIMQSVGSLMVFGLNQILVKFTTTAVAAFGAFFKLQSFIFMPVFGMNNGIVPIIAYNYGAQNRKRLNEAMRLAAIYGIVIMTVGMFIFWAIPHVLLGFFAASPELMRIGTVELRIISLVFPFAGYSIMRGGVFQALGKSVYSMYVSIVRQLIVLLPAAYFLSKLGNVDYVWFSFVFAEFFGLSMSIIYTRKIKKDIISQL; translated from the coding sequence ATGAGCACAGCTGCTGATATAAAAGAGAATAAGCTGGGGACAGCGCCGATACCGTCACTGATTATAAAATTGTCGGTTCCGCTCATGGTTTCTATGTTTGTGCTAGCGCTTTATAACATAGTGGATAGCATATTTGTCGCTCAGATTAATGAGAATGCTCTTACGGCCATCTCACTATGCTTTCCGATTCAATCCATGATGATTGCATTCGGAGTAGGTACGGCAGTCGGCATGAGTGCACTGATGTCAAGGTACCTCGGGGCAAAGGAGTTCGATAAGGTAAATGCTACGGCACAAAATGGAATATTCCTGAGCTTCGTAACATATGCGATATTCGTAATTATAGGTCTATTTGCAAGACCTTTTATAGAGATGCAGACAAATGATCCTGAGATAATCGAGTATGGCGTAACGTACCTCAGAATCGTATGCTGGCTATCGGTCATGGTGTTCCTGCAGGTTACAATCGAAAGGCTGCTGCAGAGCACAGGCAGGACCATATACATATTTATCACTCAGAGTACCGGCGCTATTATTAATATCATCATGGATCCGATCCTTATCTTTGGATGGTTTGGTGCACCTAAGATGGGAATCGCCGGCGCTGCATATGCCACCGTTTTTGGACAGACCGTTGGTGCGCTGCTAGGGCTTTATTTCAATATTAAGAAGAATAGAGAGGTCAAGCTGACCTTTAAGGGTTTCAGACCTAGCTGGAATACAATAAGAGAAATATATGAAATCGGCGTCCCATCAATCATCATGCAGTCTGTAGGTTCATTAATGGTGTTCGGCCTCAACCAGATACTCGTAAAATTTACAACCACTGCGGTTGCTGCATTTGGAGCGTTCTTCAAGCTTCAGAGCTTCATCTTTATGCCAGTGTTCGGCATGAATAATGGCATAGTTCCGATTATCGCTTACAACTATGGCGCACAGAATCGCAAGAGACTAAATGAAGCCATGAGACTGGCTGCGATTTATGGCATAGTCATTATGACCGTGGGTATGTTCATTTTCTGGGCAATCCCGCATGTACTGCTCGGCTTCTTCGCAGCATCCCCAGAGCTGATGAGGATTGGAACTGTTGAGCTTAGAATTATCTCGCTGGTATTTCCATTTGCAGGGTACTCGATTATGCGAGGAGGAGTATTCCAGGCACTTGGCAAGAGTGTGTACAGCATGTACGTATCAATAGTGAGACAGCTAATCGTGTTACTGCCAGCGGCATACTTCCTATCTAAGCTCGGTAATGTCGACTACGTGTGGTTCTCGTTTGTATTTGCAGAATTCTTTGGACTTAGCATGTCAATCATATATACTAGAAAGATAAAGAAGGATATAATAAGCCAGCTATAG
- a CDS encoding 5-formyltetrahydrofolate cyclo-ligase — METLREQNIHENKKALRARCREIVKELSPEYIEEASNKIADLLLAIDAYKNSNTIFCYMSMGGEPVTDEIIERALEDGKRVGIPLCVGPHEMVVKEYKSGDELARGAFGIREPLAEATEITADEFDLAIVPCVACSKDGRRIGHGAGYYDRFLSVSGFKKIALCFEKLLTDDIPLEDTDVYMDGVATEDSIYGTRWRG, encoded by the coding sequence GTGGAAACTCTTAGAGAACAGAACATACATGAAAATAAAAAGGCGCTTCGCGCAAGATGTAGAGAAATCGTAAAGGAGCTCTCACCTGAATATATCGAAGAAGCGAGCAATAAAATTGCTGATCTATTACTGGCAATTGATGCATATAAGAATTCGAATACGATTTTTTGCTACATGTCGATGGGTGGCGAGCCAGTGACGGATGAGATTATAGAGCGAGCTCTCGAGGATGGAAAGCGCGTTGGGATTCCGCTCTGTGTTGGACCGCATGAGATGGTAGTCAAGGAATATAAGAGCGGTGATGAGCTAGCGAGAGGTGCGTTCGGGATCAGAGAGCCACTTGCTGAAGCTACTGAAATTACTGCAGATGAGTTTGATCTAGCAATAGTTCCTTGCGTGGCATGCTCGAAGGACGGACGAAGAATCGGGCATGGCGCTGGTTACTATGATAGATTTCTCAGCGTATCAGGATTTAAAAAGATTGCGCTCTGCTTTGAGAAGCTACTTACAGACGATATTCCGCTAGAAGATACAGATGTGTATATGGATGGGGTTGCGACTGAGGATTCTATCTATGGTACACGATGGCGTGGCTAA